GGTCGGACAATGAATCGAGTTTTCCTCATTTCCCAATGCAGTTTCGGGGACGCCACTGACGTTGGGCGGGTTTGCGTCGCCTTGGGCGCCTTGATTGCGTTCTTCCTTCTGCCGCTCGAGGTGATGGCGCAAGATGCTGGCGCCAACTTAGCCCCACCCACTACCTCCAGCCCTCGCGCGACGCTCAAGACTTTCATCGACTACGCGAACGAAATTAACCGGATCATCCAGGACGACCGCTATCTAGACCGAAGCGACCCCAGACATCGGCGGCTGATACGCGGCGTCGTCGACTGCCTCGACGTAAGTCAACTGCCGGAATACGCGCGCGAAGATAAAGCGGCGGAAGCTGCCGTCTGCTTGAAAGAGATTCTCGATCGCACCGAACTTCCCCCTTGGGATGAAATCCCGGATCTGGAGGCGATCGACGCCGCCGGCGGCCCCGAGAAGCTCTCAAAATGGCAGATCCCCGGTACGCAATTGACGATCGCTCGCGTGGAAGAGGGTTCCCAACAATACGAATACCTCTTTTCCTCCGGTACGGTTACCCGCGCGTACGAGCGGTTCGAAGAAGTTCAGCATCTGAAATATCGCGAATCCGGGCCCGCCGTTTCAGAAGGGCTCTATCGCTGGTACTATTCCACGCCCGGCAATCCGACTATCGCCATGGTGGTAAGTCGCCTTCCCGAATGGACGCAAGCTCGGTTGTTCTCACTTGCGATCTGGCAATGGCTTGCGATTCTCCTCGCTCTGGCCCTCTCCCTGGTTGTTATGGCGGGCGCACTCCGACTCGAACTTCGACTGGCGACCCTTTGGCGCGAAAAGCACGTCTTCCTCTATGGGGCGACGATCCTTCTTCCGATCATCGCCATGTTAGTGCCTCTAGCTTTTCGGCGACTTATCGATGACGGGTTGACGATTCGCGGCGTTCCCCTCTACGCCCTCAGCTTTTCAGCCAGTCTCGTCGCATTAATTGGCGCGATGCTCGTCGCATTCCAATTGGGCGGACGAGTCGCGGCGATCATTATCTCCAGCCCCCGGGTTACTTCCCAAGGCCTAAACGCTCAGCTAATTCGGATCGCCTGTCGCATCGGCAGCATCGTCGCGGCCGTAATTATTTTTCTCGAAGGGGGACAATACCTGGGGATCCCTGTTACGACACTCTTAGCAAGTGCTGGCGTCGGCGGCCTGGCAGTGGCCCTGGCGGCGCAGGACATGCTCAAGTCGCTATTCGGAACCATCATGCTGTTGGCCGACAAACCATTCCAAGTTGGTGAGCGGATCATCGTTGGGAAATACGACGGCGTCGTCGAAGACATCGGTCTCCGCTCGACCAAAATCCGCCTCCTCACCGGAAACCAGGCCTATATCCCCAACGACGAACTAGCGCGGACCGACATCGAGAACGTCGGCCGTCGCCCTCATATTCGCCGAAAGGCGACGATCCAATTCCCTTCCGATACCTCCGTCGAGAAAATTAAAAGCGCCCTCGATATCGTCCGCACTACGCTAGATAACCACGAAGGAATGGATCCTGACTTTCCACCCCGCGTCCATCTTTCCGACATGAACGAAGGCTCCATCGGCATCGTCGTTTTCTATTGGTACCATCCGGCCAACTTCTGGCAGTACCTCGCATTTACCGAAAAGGTAAATCTGCAGATCATGGAGAAGTTGGAGGCGGAACAAATTCCGTTTGCGATGCCTGCATTGGCGATTCGGACGGTTGATCCAGGTTCAGTGGAAAACCTTCCCGTTCCCACGACGTCAGACATCTCCTCCCAATAGAGTGCCTATTTCAGCCCAATGTGGCACGGGTATTCGGAAAAAGCTTCACTTGCTACTGGCCCCTAATAGCTAAAAAAAAGACCGGGGCGTCCCAACGGACGCCCCGGTTGTATCATTTACATCGAGCTCGAGATAGCATCGACTTCAAGCTCTTGCTAATTCTTGCTATCGCTGCAATCTCCGGTTCTGTCGCCGCGTTTCTCTTCCGCCCCGCCGTTGACTATTCCGAAGCTGGCGACGCCAGATTTCACGCTGCCGCCAATACGCCGTGCGTTGCTTCACCTGGCTAAGCGGCGTAAAGCGAGTCATCGGTTAGCCCCCAAT
This window of the Blastopirellula sediminis genome carries:
- a CDS encoding mechanosensitive ion channel family protein, whose protein sequence is MAQDAGANLAPPTTSSPRATLKTFIDYANEINRIIQDDRYLDRSDPRHRRLIRGVVDCLDVSQLPEYAREDKAAEAAVCLKEILDRTELPPWDEIPDLEAIDAAGGPEKLSKWQIPGTQLTIARVEEGSQQYEYLFSSGTVTRAYERFEEVQHLKYRESGPAVSEGLYRWYYSTPGNPTIAMVVSRLPEWTQARLFSLAIWQWLAILLALALSLVVMAGALRLELRLATLWREKHVFLYGATILLPIIAMLVPLAFRRLIDDGLTIRGVPLYALSFSASLVALIGAMLVAFQLGGRVAAIIISSPRVTSQGLNAQLIRIACRIGSIVAAVIIFLEGGQYLGIPVTTLLASAGVGGLAVALAAQDMLKSLFGTIMLLADKPFQVGERIIVGKYDGVVEDIGLRSTKIRLLTGNQAYIPNDELARTDIENVGRRPHIRRKATIQFPSDTSVEKIKSALDIVRTTLDNHEGMDPDFPPRVHLSDMNEGSIGIVVFYWYHPANFWQYLAFTEKVNLQIMEKLEAEQIPFAMPALAIRTVDPGSVENLPVPTTSDISSQ